TGCCGATTTTGTAAGCGGTCATCTTGATCTTTCACAACAATCAAATGCGCCAATCGTTTACGGGCCACAAACGGAAACATCATTCCCCGTTCATGTAGCAAAAGATGGCGAACAATTCAAGGTTGGGGATTTAACCATTGAAGTTTTACATACCCCCGGTCATACACTTGAAAGTTCCTGTTACTTATTGAAAGATGAAACAGGTAAAGATCATTGTGTTTTTACCGGCGATACTTTGTTTGTAGGAGATGTTGGCCGTCCCGATCTTGCACAAGGTGGCGATCTTTCTATGAGTGAGCTTGCAGGTAAATTGTATGATTCGTTGCAGCAGAAGATAATGCCCTTGGCAGATGATGTGATCGTTTATCCTGCACATGGCCCCGGCAGCTCATGTGGTAAAAGTCTCGGACCCGAAACCTCCAGCACAATTGGTGAACAGAAGCAAACAAATTATGCATTGCAGCCATCAACCAAAGAAGAATTTATGAAAGCAGTAACTGATGGGCTTGATGCTCCACCGAAATATTTTCCCGTGAATGCACGAATCAACAAAGAAGGTTATGGATCATTAGAGGCTGTTTTGAAGAAAGGTCTTATTGCATTAGATATTGATTCGTTTAAACAAAAAGCCAACGAACCGAAAACACTTATACTTGATACCCGCAATGCAGACATATTCACCATAGGATTTGTTCCGGGATCGATCAGCATTGGGCTTGAAGGACGGTTTGCTGAATGGGCAGGTGCTTTATTGCCGTTTGATGAAACTATTCTGTTGGTGAGTGAAGAAGGAAAAGAAGAAGAAACTATTGTGCGTTTGGCGAGAGTTGGTTTTGATAAAGTGGGTGGTTATTTAAAAGGTGGTTTTGACGCATGGGCCAATGCCGGTGAACAAGTTGATATTATTATTGATGTTGAAGCCGATGAACTGGCCATGGATCTTCCATTTGATGATAATCTTGTTGTAGTTGATGTGCGCAAGGAAACTGAATATGCCGATGGTCATGTGAAAGATGCAGTGAACCTTCCTTTGGGAGAGATAACTGACCCCGGTTTAATCGCAAACATTGAAGAAAGAGATAACCTGTATGTGCATTGTCAAAGTGGTTATAGAAGTGTAATTGCTTCTTCAATTCTTAAACGTCAAGGATTCCATAACCTGCGCAATGTAGTAGGTGGGTTCAATAAAATAAAAGAACAGAAAATTAAAATAGAGAAAGAGAAAAGTGTTTTGAACTAAATGAAAAGTCCCGCAATTTAAGCGGGACTTTTTTATACCGATACAATACCATTTTTAATTGCGTACATCACCAGCCCCACCCTTGTTTTAATTTCAAGTTTTTCAAATAATGCATCACGATAACCGTCAATTGTTCTGGGGCTAAGAAACATTTTTTCAGCAATTTCTTTGTACGTCATTTCCGTACATGCATGTTTCAGAAATTCAACTTCACGATCATTTAACTCGTTGAGAATTTTTATTTCGCTTTTATTATCATCCATTTGGTTGATGGAATGAATCAACCGTCCCGTTACCAACTCAGAATAATAATACCCTTTTTGATGAACAGAATCTAATGCGTTCTGTAATTCGGGTGGCTCACTGTCCTTAAGAATATATCCTTTTGCTCCGGCTTTAAACATTCTGATAATAGCGTTTTCGTTGTCATACATGGATAACGCTATCACATTTACTAAAGGATAATGCTGCTTTAGCCATTGAGCAGTTGCATAACCATCCATCTCCGGCATGTTGATATCCATCAGTACAATATCAGGCTCTCCATGTTTTTTTATCTGCTGTGTAAAATGCTGGCCATTGTCAGCTTCAAATAAAACCGAGTAGTTCCCAAAGCTGTCTACCACTCCTGCCAAACCTTTTCGCAGCAAAATGTGGTCATCAGCCAATGCTACTTTAATTTTTTCTGCCTGCTTCATCCATCGTTTCGTTTAAAGGTACCTGAAGATAAAGTTTTGTTCCTGATCCCGGTTCACTGTTAATGGAAAACCGTGTTCCAATTAATGTAGCCCGTTCGTGCATATTACGAATGCCAAGACCAAACGATTTACCTCCGGAATTTGTTATTGGTTTTATATCGAACCCTTTACCATTATCCTCAATACAAATTTCCATTGCATGATTACTAAATACAACTGTTGTATTTATTTTGCCCGCCTCTGCATGACGTATTACATTGTGTATTGCTTCCTGAACAATACGAAACAATATGAGTTCTTTGTGCTTGTCAAGCTTTTCAACAGTTCCGGTAATGAGGAAACTTGTTTGAATGCTACCCGTTTTCTTCAGTAACTCGAGCTCATATTCGATAGAGCGCAGAAGGCCCATCTGCTCTACATAGTCAGTATTCAGGCTGCGGCTCAAATCACGCAAATCCTGGATAGCTTTACCTATGAGTTGCTGACTTGTTTTAATTTTCTCCCTTGCACCCGAGTCATCAACAGCAGTAGTTGCAAGATTCAGTTTGGCAAGTGTTAAAACTTGCCCCACGTTGTCATGAATTTCCTGCGAGATGTTTTTGAGTGTTTGTTCCTGTATCTCAAGTTGGGTTTGCAAAAGTGTTTGCTCATAAAGAAGCCTTGTTTGCTCCTTTTCTTTGAGGTAGTTATTCATACGTAAGCGATAAATGATGACAAAGACGATCAAGAAAATACCCAATAACAAAATTGCTATTGTAAAATAAAAAAGTAGTTGTGCTATTTCTGAATCCATTGTTTACGTGCCATTGTTATGATACCGATTGAAATAGTGGCATATAAAAGTATAACCAGGTTGTTATTGATTTTACTGATAACAGTGCTCCACTTTTGCCAATCGCTGAATAATATACTCGATAATGAAACATACAAAAACTCCCCGGCATTGAACAGAAATAAACCAGATGCGATCCAAAACATGGGCTCACTCACAGGATTCACAGGCACTTCTTCCCGCATAAAATCGATAAAATAAAAACAACAAAAGACGATCATTGCAAGACTACCGATCTTGAAAAAAATGGGATTGAAGGTAGCCAGTTCTCCAAATACAAATAGTTGCAACCCTGCAAAAACAAAAAAGCCAATTAAAAATACTCTTGCAATCTTAATAAAAACATTGCTTTTGAAGTATTGGCTTAGCAACCAACCGTAGAACAAATACTCAATTGGTACGGAGAAATTATAAAGCCATGCATTGGATTGATGTAAAACCGTTCTGTAATATCTGCCCGTTAACTCAACCAGTACAATAAAGAGCATAAAGAATGCTAACCAGCGTAATGGCGTTTTTTTGATGGAACGCCAACAAATTATGCTGGTTAGCAGTGCGAAAATTTCAAAATAGCTATGTAATGTGAGAAATGAAAACATTCAGATTAAAATTAAGCACCACCTACCGTACCTCCCTCACAATTGCTTGGACAAAGTTCGGCATGGTTAAAGCCAAGTTCACCCTCCTCTTCTTCAACACTTCTCAATGATTCTA
The DNA window shown above is from Lacibacter sp. H375 and carries:
- a CDS encoding MBL fold metallo-hydrolase translates to MYVQQLYTNCLSEAAYYIESNGECAIIDPLRDVEVYIKLAKERNATIKYIFETHFHADFVSGHLDLSQQSNAPIVYGPQTETSFPVHVAKDGEQFKVGDLTIEVLHTPGHTLESSCYLLKDETGKDHCVFTGDTLFVGDVGRPDLAQGGDLSMSELAGKLYDSLQQKIMPLADDVIVYPAHGPGSSCGKSLGPETSSTIGEQKQTNYALQPSTKEEFMKAVTDGLDAPPKYFPVNARINKEGYGSLEAVLKKGLIALDIDSFKQKANEPKTLILDTRNADIFTIGFVPGSISIGLEGRFAEWAGALLPFDETILLVSEEGKEEETIVRLARVGFDKVGGYLKGGFDAWANAGEQVDIIIDVEADELAMDLPFDDNLVVVDVRKETEYADGHVKDAVNLPLGEITDPGLIANIEERDNLYVHCQSGYRSVIASSILKRQGFHNLRNVVGGFNKIKEQKIKIEKEKSVLN
- a CDS encoding response regulator transcription factor — protein: MKQAEKIKVALADDHILLRKGLAGVVDSFGNYSVLFEADNGQHFTQQIKKHGEPDIVLMDINMPEMDGYATAQWLKQHYPLVNVIALSMYDNENAIIRMFKAGAKGYILKDSEPPELQNALDSVHQKGYYYSELVTGRLIHSINQMDDNKSEIKILNELNDREVEFLKHACTEMTYKEIAEKMFLSPRTIDGYRDALFEKLEIKTRVGLVMYAIKNGIVSV
- a CDS encoding sensor histidine kinase translates to MDSEIAQLLFYFTIAILLLGIFLIVFVIIYRLRMNNYLKEKEQTRLLYEQTLLQTQLEIQEQTLKNISQEIHDNVGQVLTLAKLNLATTAVDDSGAREKIKTSQQLIGKAIQDLRDLSRSLNTDYVEQMGLLRSIEYELELLKKTGSIQTSFLITGTVEKLDKHKELILFRIVQEAIHNVIRHAEAGKINTTVVFSNHAMEICIEDNGKGFDIKPITNSGGKSFGLGIRNMHERATLIGTRFSINSEPGSGTKLYLQVPLNETMDEAGRKN